A window from Scyliorhinus canicula chromosome 19, sScyCan1.1, whole genome shotgun sequence encodes these proteins:
- the LOC119954505 gene encoding interleukin-20 receptor subunit alpha-like, whose translation MAIWITAFLLLASILSGAEAGLQPPGNLHFTSNNGKNIFHWNPAQRHSQIIRYDVQYLRYGQVETFIPVKHCTGIPHHHCDLTQETWDFKVEIIARVRSVIGNITSEWERSENFNPLEYIPLGFPSFNIKAECNMIRVNISPPTLQTGGRNLSMEELLGKPFLYIVYLRENSTDKAPEEVVSSGELNKTTVLPGKTYCVSVRAVLNGDTKEGNATEEKCATIPITDPVLDTSIFGVISAVFLIFSLSLCLGMACWLYLKKQSTIPAVLKSLDKNKKCLSLMDYLSLIEDVVVQQVFADSTLIGPCKIQEQDDLWSELKIREASSVDSGIDIGSGSSGPTPSFCEPLNPYMQQTPESSSQRSVSPEGDQNNSQPKESCLINIPDTINAAADTEESIMSSGYQRQTPRTNAASEQEECTDPAQTAHNMHPCSIPTLDVNITEGFSKGFLSLDDVLLTDNGM comes from the exons ATGGCAATATGGATTACAGCTTTCCTGCTGCTAGCCTCCATCCTCTCTG GAGCTGAAGCTGGCTTGCAACCCCCGGGAAATCTTCATTTCACTTCCAATAATGGCAAGAACATCTTCCACTGGAATCCAGCGCAGAGGCATTCACAGATCATTCGATACGATGTGCAATACTTAAG GTACGGGCAGGTGGAGACATTTATCCCGGTGAAGCACTGTACCGGCATTCCCCACCATCACTGTGACCTCACACAGGAGACCTGGGATTTTAAAGTGGAAATCATCGCCAGAGTCCGAAGTGTTATTGGCAACATAACCTCAGAATGGGAAAGATCGGAAAATTTTAACCCCCTAGAATACA tccCTTTAGGTTTTCCATCCTTTAATATTAAAGCAGAATGCAACATGATTCGTGTCAATATCTCCCCGCCGACCTTGCAAACGGGTGGAAGGAACCTGTCAATGGAGGAGCTTTTGGGGAAGCCATTCTTGTACATTGTCTATCTGCGTGAGAACAGCACCGACAAG GCACCCGAAGAAGTTGTGAGCTCAGGAGAATTGAAcaaaaccacagtgctaccaggAAAAACCTACTGCGTCAGCGTGAGAGCAGTCCTGAATGGGGACACAAAGGAAGGGAACGCCACGGAAGAGAAATGTGCAACCATCCCAATCACAGACCCAG TATTGGACACTTCAATCTTTGGCGTCATTAGTGCTGTCTTCCTAATATTTTCACTAAGCTTGTGTCTCGGAATGGCCTGCTGGCTTTACTTAAAGAAACAAAGCACCATCCCAGCTGTTCTG AAATCTCTTGACAAGAACAAGAAGTGTTTGAGCCTCATGGACTACCTGAGTCTGATAGAAGATGTGGTGGTGCAGCAGGTGTTTGCTGACAGCACTCTCATTGGCCCCTGTAAGATTCAGGAACAGGATGACCTCTGGTCGGAGCTGAAAATCAGGGAGGCATCTTCCGTGGACAGTGGCATCGACATCGGGAGCGGCTCATCGGGCCCGACCCCTTCGTTCTGCgaaccattgaatccctacatgCAGCAAACCCCTGAGTCGAGCAGTCAGAGGAGCGTCAGCCCGGAGGGTGATCAGAACAATTCTCAGCCCAAGGAATCCTGTTTAATAAACATCCCCGACACCATAAACGCAGCCGCCGACACTGAGGAAAGCATCATGTCCTCGGGTTATCAAAGGCAGACACCAAGGACTAATGCTGCCTCGGAGCAGGAGGAGTGCACTGATCCAGCTCAGACTGCCCACAATATGCATCCTTGCTCTATTCCAACACTGGACGTGAACATAACTGAAGGGTTCTCAAAAGGATTTCTCAGCTTAGACGATGTGTTGTTAACGGACAACGGGATGTAG